A stretch of the Gracilinanus agilis isolate LMUSP501 chromosome 4, AgileGrace, whole genome shotgun sequence genome encodes the following:
- the ETV7 gene encoding transcription factor ETV7, with protein MVEEVEHQGKSTTSFSTELIPSRAADAKLKITWSLSFVSPAAPRTGASGSEDEEVRVSPCGQRLTELGRKSTRGRQRLPEPITAPGLRAPASPGASKEFPSPRRSFLFLVQDKNLSGRRARKRRSGSSCHRSQLSPQQRKPGLNSFTWDTGRRELANSSFSPVAATSPPVTEVQARCEARMQLIHEEEICKLPGRLRIQPSLWSKEDVIHWLRWAEQEYSLPQTVEHNFEMNGKALCILTKDDFRYRAPGSGDVLYELLQYIKTQRRALVCGPFFSSPFRSGIPFQKPLYPVEGRNSPLLPTSQGVLLSHLRDKVSSNTSGQLHPTSLPKGTFFREEPLNLSHPSDVTYRAEVISSFHRTKQTSTDGKLADCRLLWDYVYQLLSDSKYEPYIKWEDKDSKVFRVVDPNGLARLWGNHKNRANMTYEKMSRALRHYYKLNIIKKEPGQKLLFRFLKTPDEIVKDKISKLEQLEHQDQEGLDFKEEMLEVSP; from the exons ATGGTGGAGGAGGTGGAACACCAGGGAAAATCCACTACGTCTTTTTCCACAGAACTAATACCAAGTAGAGCTGCAGATGCAAA GTTGAAAATCACGTGGAGCCTTTCCTTTGTCAGTCCGGCAGCACCTCGGACAGGCGCTTCAGGAAGCGAGGATGAAGAGGTGAGAGTCTCCCCGTGTGGACAGCGCCTGACCGAGCTAGGGCGGAAGAGCACGCGTGGAA GACAGCGATTACCGGAGCCCATTACCGCTCCGGGATTGCGAGCTCCTGCGTCCCCAGGCGCTTCCAAAGAGTTTCCCTCCCCTCGtcgatcttttctttttctggtccAGGATAAGAATTTGAGTGGAAGGAGGGCTAGGAAGCGACGATCAGGGTCCTCCTGCCACCGGAGCCAACTCAGCCCTCAGCAGAGAAAGCCGGGCTTGAACTCCTTCACCTGGGATACAG GGAGAAGAGAGTTGGCTAATTCTTCTTTCAGTCCTGTGGCAGCAACATCACCTCCAGTCACTGAGGTCCAAGCCAGATGTGAGGCTAGAATGCAACTTATCCATGAGGAGGAGATCTGCAAGTTGCCAGGCAGACTCA GAATTCAGCCTTCACTGTGGAGTAAGGAGGATGTGATCCACTGGCTAAGATGGGCTGAGCAGGAATACTCTCTCCCACAGACAGTGGAGCACAATTTCGAAATGAATGGGAAGGCCCTCTGCATCCTGACCAAGGATGACTTCCGATACCGAGCTCCCGGCTCAG GTGATGTCTTATATGAGCTGCTTCAGTATATTAAGACACAGAGGAGAGCCCTGGTCTGCGGACCCTTCTTCAGCTCGCCCTTCAGGTCTGGGATCCCTTTCCAGAAGCCTCTCTATCCTGTGGAAG GGAGGAATAGCCCCTTACTACCTACCTCTCAAGGAGTTCTCCTATCACACCTTCGGGACAAGGTGTCCAGCAATACCTCTGGCCAACTGCATCCTACCTCTCTGCCAAAAGGGACTTTCTTCAGGGAAGAGCCACTCAATCTCTCCCACCCATCAGATGTCACCTATAGGGCAGAagtcatttcttcctttcatagAACAAAGCAAACCTCTACTGATGGAAAACTTGCAG ACTGCCGCTTGCTATGGGATTATGTGTACCAATTGCTCTCAGACAGCAAGTATGAGCCCTATATCAAGTGGGAGGACAAGGACTCCAAGGTCTTCCGAGTGGTTGATCCAAACGGACTTGCCAGGCTCTGGGGAAATCACAAG AACCGGGCCAACATGACCTACGAAAAGATGTCCAGGGCTCTTCGGCATTACTACAAACTGAATATTATCAAAAAGGAGCCAGGACAGAAACTTTTGTTCAG